In Pseudomonas fakonensis, one DNA window encodes the following:
- a CDS encoding LysR family transcriptional regulator, whose protein sequence is MASYTLRQLKYFVTTVEAGSVAEASRQLYIAQPSISTAIKSLEESFGVQLFIRHHAQGVSLTPSGKRFYAKTRSLLQMAHEFEQNALADNDTVAGHIDIGCFETVAPLYLPRLIAGFRQRYPGVDIRLRDGEQQELIQGLTAGTFDLAFLYDHDLDGTIEAEPLMPAQKPYVLLPEKHRFAGQPQVSLRDLCPEPMILLDVAPSRTYFVSLFNELGLTPNIVFSSPSIEMVRGMVGQGFGFSLLVTRPHSEYTYDGQRLVMIDIAEPVALSGLAAAHLKRVQLTKPAQLFVEFCREELAKF, encoded by the coding sequence GTGGCTTCCTATACCCTGCGTCAACTCAAGTATTTCGTCACCACCGTCGAGGCCGGCAGCGTCGCCGAGGCCTCGCGCCAGCTGTACATCGCCCAGCCGTCGATCTCCACGGCGATCAAGAGCCTGGAAGAAAGCTTTGGCGTGCAGCTGTTCATCCGCCACCACGCCCAGGGCGTGTCGCTGACCCCCAGCGGTAAACGTTTTTACGCCAAGACCCGTTCGCTGCTGCAGATGGCCCATGAGTTCGAGCAGAACGCCCTGGCCGACAACGACACCGTGGCTGGGCATATCGATATCGGCTGTTTCGAGACCGTGGCGCCGTTGTACCTGCCGCGGCTGATCGCAGGCTTTCGCCAGCGTTACCCGGGGGTGGACATTCGCCTGCGCGACGGTGAGCAGCAGGAACTGATCCAGGGCCTGACCGCCGGCACCTTCGATCTGGCGTTTTTGTATGACCACGACCTGGACGGCACCATCGAAGCCGAGCCGCTGATGCCGGCGCAAAAACCCTACGTGCTGCTGCCGGAAAAACACCGCTTTGCCGGGCAACCCCAGGTGTCGCTGCGCGACCTGTGCCCGGAGCCGATGATCCTGCTGGACGTGGCGCCCAGCCGTACCTACTTCGTCAGCCTGTTCAACGAGCTGGGGCTGACCCCGAACATCGTCTTCAGCTCGCCGTCGATCGAGATGGTGCGCGGCATGGTGGGGCAGGGGTTTGGTTTTTCGCTGCTGGTGACCCGGCCGCATTCGGAATACACCTACGACGGCCAGCGCCTGGTGATGATCGACATCGCCGAGCCGGTGGCGTTGTCGGGGTTGGCGGCGGCGCACCTGAAACGGGTGCAGTTGACCAAGCCTGCGCAGTTGTTCGTGGAGTTTTGCCGCGAGGAATTGGCCAAGTTCTAA
- a CDS encoding glucose/quinate/shikimate family membrane-bound PQQ-dependent dehydrogenase has translation MKDNPRASGASTFILVGLGVIVALLGLLLAAGGVKLAGLGGSWYFLVGGLAMAIAGILIARRKKAGAWLYALFLVGTLIWALADAGLVFWPLFSRLFMFGAIGMLVALVYPMLAGTRSRGAYGVAGVLAVVLAIAAGNMFVAHPSVAPTGKGPGLTPVEAGKEQKDWAHYGNTEGGSRFAALDQINRSNVDKLQVAWTYHTGDVAISDGNGAEDQLTPLQVGNKVFICTPHNNLIALDADTGKELWKNAINAQSKVWQRCRGMAYFDATAAIAQPTQPDSSPVTGGAVAAGANCQRRLLTNTIDGRLIAVDADTGEFCQGFGNNGQVNLMAGLGNVPDSYYQLSSAPLMAGTTVVVGGRVADNVQTDMPGGVIRGFDVITGEMRWAFDPGNPQDRKAPEGDSTYVRSTPNSWAPMSYDPAMNTVFLPMGSSSTDIYGVERNKLDHTYGASVLALDATTGNQKWVYQTVHNDLWDFDLPMQPSLIDFTKDDGQTVPAVVIGTKAGQIYVLDRATGKPLTQVDEVPVKPSNIPNEPYSPTQPKSVGMPQIGAQTLTESDMWGATPYDQLLCRIDFKKMRYDGLYTAPGTDLSLSFPGSLGGMNWGSISTDPVHGFIFVNDMRLGLWIQMIPSQNQGAAAGGGEALNTGMGAVPLKGTPYAVNKNRFLSVAGIPCQAPPFGTLTAVDMKTRQIAWQVPVGTVEDTGPLGIRMHLPIKIGLPTLGGTLSTQGGLVFIAGTQDFYLRAYDSSNGSEIWKARLPVGSQGGPMTYVSPKTGKQYVVITAGGARQSTDRGDYVISYALP, from the coding sequence TTCCTCGTCGGCGGCCTGGCCATGGCCATCGCCGGCATTCTCATTGCTCGCCGCAAAAAGGCCGGTGCCTGGCTGTATGCGCTGTTCCTGGTCGGTACGCTGATCTGGGCCCTGGCCGACGCCGGCCTGGTCTTCTGGCCGCTGTTCTCGCGCCTGTTCATGTTCGGCGCCATCGGCATGCTGGTGGCGCTGGTCTACCCGATGCTGGCAGGCACCCGCAGCCGTGGCGCCTACGGTGTCGCCGGCGTGCTGGCCGTGGTGCTGGCGATTGCCGCCGGCAACATGTTCGTCGCCCACCCGAGTGTCGCCCCCACCGGCAAGGGCCCGGGCCTGACCCCGGTCGAGGCTGGCAAGGAGCAGAAAGACTGGGCCCACTACGGCAATACCGAAGGTGGCAGCCGCTTCGCCGCGCTCGACCAGATCAACCGCAGCAACGTCGACAAGCTCCAGGTGGCCTGGACCTACCACACCGGTGACGTGGCCATCAGCGACGGCAACGGCGCCGAAGACCAGCTGACCCCGCTGCAGGTCGGCAACAAGGTGTTCATCTGCACCCCGCACAACAACCTGATCGCGCTCGACGCCGACACTGGCAAGGAGCTGTGGAAGAACGCCATCAACGCCCAGTCCAAGGTCTGGCAGCGTTGCCGCGGCATGGCTTACTTCGACGCCACCGCCGCCATTGCCCAACCCACCCAGCCAGACAGCTCGCCGGTCACCGGCGGTGCGGTAGCAGCGGGTGCCAACTGCCAGCGCCGCCTGCTGACCAACACCATCGACGGCCGCCTGATCGCAGTGGATGCCGATACCGGCGAGTTCTGCCAGGGCTTCGGCAACAACGGCCAGGTCAACTTGATGGCCGGCCTGGGTAACGTGCCGGACTCCTACTACCAGCTGTCCTCGGCGCCGCTGATGGCCGGCACCACCGTGGTGGTGGGCGGGCGCGTTGCCGACAACGTGCAAACCGACATGCCTGGCGGCGTGATTCGCGGCTTTGACGTGATCACCGGCGAAATGCGCTGGGCCTTCGACCCGGGCAACCCGCAGGACCGCAAGGCGCCGGAAGGCGACAGCACCTACGTGCGCAGCACCCCCAACAGCTGGGCACCGATGTCCTACGACCCGGCGATGAACACCGTATTCCTGCCGATGGGCTCCTCGTCCACCGACATCTACGGCGTTGAACGCAACAAGCTGGACCACACCTACGGCGCTTCGGTGCTGGCCCTGGACGCCACCACCGGCAACCAGAAGTGGGTCTACCAGACCGTGCACAACGACCTGTGGGACTTCGACCTGCCGATGCAGCCAAGCCTGATCGACTTCACCAAGGACGACGGCCAAACCGTGCCTGCGGTGGTGATCGGCACCAAGGCCGGGCAGATCTACGTGCTCGACCGCGCCACCGGCAAGCCGCTGACCCAAGTGGACGAAGTACCGGTCAAGCCAAGCAACATCCCCAACGAGCCGTATTCGCCGACCCAGCCCAAATCGGTCGGCATGCCGCAGATCGGCGCACAGACCCTGACCGAGTCGGACATGTGGGGCGCCACCCCGTATGACCAGTTGCTGTGCCGCATCGACTTCAAGAAGATGCGCTACGACGGCCTGTACACCGCGCCCGGCACCGACCTGTCGCTGAGCTTCCCGGGTTCGCTGGGTGGCATGAACTGGGGCAGCATTTCCACCGACCCGGTACACGGTTTCATCTTCGTCAACGACATGCGCCTGGGCCTGTGGATCCAGATGATCCCCTCGCAAAACCAGGGCGCAGCAGCAGGTGGCGGCGAAGCGCTGAACACCGGCATGGGCGCCGTGCCGCTCAAGGGCACCCCGTATGCGGTGAACAAGAACCGCTTCCTGTCGGTGGCCGGCATCCCCTGCCAGGCGCCGCCTTTCGGCACCCTGACCGCGGTCGACATGAAGACCCGCCAGATCGCCTGGCAGGTTCCGGTCGGCACCGTCGAGGACACCGGCCCCCTCGGTATCCGCATGCACCTGCCGATCAAGATCGGCCTGCCGACCCTCGGCGGCACCCTGTCCACCCAAGGCGGCCTGGTGTTCATCGCCGGCACCCAGGACTTCTACCTGCGCGCCTACGACAGCAGCAACGGCAGTGAAATCTGGAAAGCCCGCCTGCCGGTGGGCAGCCAGGGTGGCCCGATGACCTACGTTTCACCCAAGACCGGCAAGCAGTACGTGGTGATCACCGCCGGCGGCGCGCGCCAGTCGACCGACCGCGGCGACTACGTGATTTCGTACGCCCTGCCGTAA
- a CDS encoding carbohydrate porin, producing MPSAIRLTPTLLLALASSTALADGDLMTRNTLTGDWGGLRHQLEEDGVKVTGDYSGETAYNTHGGLHRSARYSQNIKLGVQFDLSKLYGLDNGGKVQLTINDRRGNSASEDLVGNRLPIQENYGGLYTRLTELSYERTLFTPALNVKLGYMAMGNDLGGLDSGILCNFMNAGFCGHPLNMSGGSGWTNYPNAHLGMRVKYDFSPSWQLRVAAFNVDPESNGNSSRAWHLGPKHTTGTVVPVELVYKLQGELPGEYKLGYYYDSSNVKRIGSSKQVAGRGGHYLLIDQAVWNDPAMPGRSLHAFGQYSASSEAASPFTKWYGTGVVLYKPFASRPRDTVALGYGRAVQNPRSRDVLEDAAFDAGQQFPNIDGAEQLIELSYGYQATPWLNLRPDVQYIVEPGAFSGKDIDNALVVGLQVKATF from the coding sequence ATGCCATCCGCAATCCGCCTCACTCCCACCCTGCTGCTGGCCCTGGCCAGCAGCACCGCCCTCGCTGACGGCGACCTGATGACCCGCAACACCCTGACCGGCGACTGGGGCGGCCTGCGCCACCAGCTCGAAGAAGACGGCGTCAAGGTTACCGGCGATTACAGCGGCGAGACCGCCTACAACACCCACGGCGGCCTGCACCGTTCGGCGCGTTACTCGCAGAACATCAAGCTGGGCGTGCAGTTCGACCTGTCGAAGCTGTACGGCCTGGACAACGGCGGCAAGGTCCAGCTGACCATCAACGACCGCCGCGGCAACAGCGCCTCCGAAGACCTGGTGGGCAACCGCCTGCCGATCCAGGAAAACTACGGCGGCCTGTACACCCGCCTGACCGAGCTGAGCTACGAGCGCACCCTGTTCACCCCGGCACTGAACGTCAAGCTCGGCTACATGGCCATGGGCAACGACCTTGGCGGGCTGGACAGCGGCATCCTGTGCAACTTCATGAACGCCGGTTTCTGCGGCCACCCGCTGAATATGTCCGGCGGCAGCGGCTGGACCAACTACCCCAACGCTCACCTGGGCATGCGGGTCAAATACGACTTCTCGCCGTCCTGGCAACTGCGCGTGGCGGCGTTCAACGTCGACCCCGAGAGCAACGGCAACTCCAGCCGCGCCTGGCACCTGGGCCCCAAGCACACCACCGGCACCGTGGTACCGGTGGAGCTGGTGTACAAGCTGCAGGGTGAACTGCCAGGCGAGTACAAGCTGGGCTACTACTACGACAGCTCCAACGTCAAGCGTATCGGCAGCAGCAAGCAAGTCGCCGGCCGCGGCGGCCACTACCTGCTGATCGACCAGGCAGTGTGGAACGACCCCGCCATGCCGGGCCGCAGCCTGCACGCCTTCGGCCAGTACTCGGCCTCAAGCGAAGCCGCCTCGCCGTTCACCAAGTGGTACGGCACCGGTGTGGTGCTGTACAAGCCGTTCGCCAGCCGCCCGCGTGACACCGTGGCCCTGGGTTACGGGCGCGCCGTGCAGAACCCGCGCAGCCGCGACGTGCTGGAAGACGCAGCCTTCGATGCCGGCCAGCAGTTCCCCAATATCGACGGCGCCGAGCAGTTGATCGAGCTGAGCTACGGCTACCAGGCCACGCCCTGGCTGAACCTGCGCCCGGACGTGCAGTACATCGTCGAGCCGGGGGCGTTCTCCGGCAAGGATATCGACAATGCGCTGGTGGTGGGCTTGCAGGTCAAGGCGACCTTCTGA
- the argE gene encoding acetylornithine deacetylase, translating into MSEWQSRALLQRLVGFATVSRDSNLELIGFIRDYLAEQGVASELFLNDEGTKANLFATIGPSDRGGVVLSGHTDVVPVDGQAWTLEPFSLTERDGRLYGRGTADMKGYIACVLAAVPALFAQPLKTPVHLAFSYDEEVGCLGVRSMLAALQQRPHKPRLCLIGEPTELKPVLGHKGKLAMRCQVHGAACHSAYAPYGVNAIEYAARLIGKLGEIGDELAQPEHHDPRFDPPFSTVQTGVIKGGRALNIVPQECAFDFEVRALPGFEAQAVADRLQTYAEAELLPRMRAVNAGSDIRLQPLSAYPGLATPADSEAARLVALLSGSDDFGTVAFGTEGGLFDQAGIPTVVCGPGSMEQGHKPDEFVSVEQLRGCDAMLARLVEYLRQG; encoded by the coding sequence ATGAGTGAATGGCAAAGCCGCGCGCTGCTGCAACGGCTGGTGGGCTTTGCCACGGTCAGCCGCGATTCGAACCTTGAGCTGATCGGTTTCATTCGCGATTACCTGGCCGAACAGGGCGTGGCCAGCGAGCTGTTTCTCAACGACGAGGGCACCAAGGCCAACCTGTTCGCCACCATCGGCCCCAGCGACCGGGGCGGGGTGGTGCTGTCGGGGCACACCGACGTGGTGCCGGTGGATGGCCAGGCCTGGACGCTCGAACCGTTCAGCCTGACCGAGCGCGACGGGCGCCTGTACGGGCGTGGCACTGCCGACATGAAGGGCTATATCGCCTGTGTGCTGGCGGCGGTGCCGGCCTTGTTCGCCCAGCCGTTGAAAACCCCGGTGCACCTGGCGTTCTCCTATGACGAAGAAGTCGGCTGCCTGGGTGTGCGCTCGATGCTCGCGGCCCTGCAGCAGCGCCCGCACAAGCCCAGGCTGTGCCTGATCGGCGAGCCCACCGAGCTCAAGCCGGTACTCGGCCACAAGGGTAAGTTGGCGATGCGCTGCCAGGTGCATGGCGCAGCCTGCCACTCGGCCTATGCGCCCTATGGCGTGAATGCCATCGAGTACGCGGCGCGGCTGATCGGCAAGCTGGGCGAAATCGGCGACGAGCTGGCACAGCCGGAGCACCACGACCCGCGCTTCGACCCGCCGTTCAGCACTGTGCAGACCGGAGTGATCAAGGGTGGCCGGGCACTGAACATCGTGCCGCAAGAATGCGCGTTCGACTTTGAAGTGCGTGCCTTGCCAGGCTTCGAGGCCCAGGCCGTGGCGGACCGTCTGCAGACTTATGCCGAAGCCGAACTGTTGCCGCGCATGCGTGCGGTGAATGCCGGCAGTGACATTCGCCTGCAACCGTTGAGTGCCTACCCGGGGCTGGCGACGCCGGCCGACAGCGAGGCGGCGCGGTTGGTGGCGTTGCTTAGTGGTAGCGACGACTTCGGCACGGTGGCGTTCGGCACCGAGGGCGGTTTGTTCGACCAGGCCGGTATCCCCACCGTGGTGTGCGGGCCGGGCAGCATGGAGCAGGGGCACAAGCCGGACGAGTTCGTCAGTGTCGAGCAGTTGCGTGGGTGTGATGCGATGTTGGCAAGGTTGGTGGAGTATCTGCGCCAGGGCTGA
- a CDS encoding amino acid permease, producing MGTATDGKLNVWALTALVVGSMVGAGIFSLPATFGRATGGLGAIIAWCIAGAGMLMLAFVFQTLARRRPDLDSGIYAYASAGFGSYLGFASAFGFWAGTCIGNVSYFILIKSTLGAFFPVFGEGNTLAAIAVSSLLLWAFHFLVLRGVQQAAVINSIATVAKMIPILLFIVVLVGAFDRELFSLNFWGTPMAGSAADLAHLDDYGRIGHAAGELVLPAESLFEQVRSTMLVTVFVFLGIEGASVYSRYARNRRDVGIATVLGFVGVLCLLVLITLLSYGVLLRPELAGLRQPSMAGVLEAIVGRWGAIFISIGLIISVLGAYLSWTLLAAEVLYSAAHDQAMPAFLTRQNPHQVPASALWLTTLFVQLFLLLTWFTEYAFTLALELTSSLTLIPYLLVAAYALKLAASRETYENAAGERGKDLLVALLATAYALLMVWAGGLKYLLLSAVIYGPGTLLYIKARREQQRQVFNGFERGVFAVVVLGAVVAVYGLASGAIEI from the coding sequence ATGGGTACCGCTACGGATGGCAAGTTGAACGTCTGGGCCCTCACCGCCCTGGTGGTGGGCTCGATGGTCGGTGCCGGAATCTTCTCCCTGCCGGCCACCTTCGGCCGCGCCACCGGCGGGCTGGGTGCGATCATCGCCTGGTGCATCGCAGGCGCCGGCATGCTGATGCTGGCCTTCGTTTTCCAAACCCTCGCACGCCGGCGCCCCGACCTCGACTCGGGCATCTACGCCTACGCCAGCGCAGGCTTTGGCAGCTACCTGGGCTTTGCCTCGGCGTTCGGCTTCTGGGCCGGCACCTGCATCGGCAACGTCTCCTATTTCATCCTCATAAAGTCCACCCTCGGCGCGTTCTTTCCGGTATTCGGCGAGGGCAACACCCTGGCCGCCATCGCCGTGTCGTCGCTGCTGCTGTGGGCCTTCCACTTTCTGGTGCTGCGCGGGGTACAACAGGCAGCGGTGATCAACAGCATCGCCACGGTGGCGAAGATGATCCCCATCCTGCTGTTCATCGTGGTGCTGGTGGGGGCTTTCGACCGCGAGCTGTTCAGCCTCAACTTCTGGGGCACGCCCATGGCCGGCAGCGCGGCGGACCTCGCCCACCTGGACGACTACGGGCGCATCGGCCATGCCGCAGGCGAGTTGGTATTGCCGGCCGAATCGCTGTTCGAGCAGGTGCGCAGCACCATGCTGGTGACGGTGTTCGTGTTCCTTGGCATCGAAGGCGCCAGCGTCTATTCGCGCTACGCCCGCAACCGCCGCGATGTGGGCATCGCCACGGTGCTGGGCTTCGTCGGTGTACTTTGCCTGCTGGTACTGATCACCCTGCTCAGCTACGGCGTGCTGCTGCGCCCGGAGCTTGCCGGGCTGCGCCAGCCGTCCATGGCTGGGGTGCTGGAGGCCATCGTCGGGCGCTGGGGGGCGATCTTCATCAGCATCGGCTTGATCATCTCGGTGCTGGGTGCCTACCTGTCATGGACGCTGTTGGCGGCCGAAGTGCTGTACTCGGCGGCCCACGACCAGGCCATGCCGGCCTTTCTCACCCGGCAGAACCCGCACCAGGTACCGGCCTCGGCCCTGTGGCTGACCACCCTGTTCGTGCAGCTGTTCTTGCTGCTGACCTGGTTTACCGAGTACGCCTTCACCCTGGCACTGGAGCTGACCAGCTCGCTGACGCTGATCCCGTACCTGCTGGTGGCGGCCTATGCGCTGAAGCTGGCAGCAAGCCGCGAAACTTACGAAAACGCTGCCGGCGAGCGCGGCAAGGACCTGCTGGTGGCGTTGCTGGCCACGGCCTATGCGCTATTGATGGTGTGGGCCGGCGGCCTGAAGTACCTGCTGTTGTCAGCGGTGATCTACGGGCCGGGGACACTGTTGTACATCAAGGCGCGCAGGGAGCAGCAGCGCCAGGTGTTCAACGGGTTCGAGCGGGGGGTGTTCGCGGTGGTGGTGCTGGGGGCCGTGGTAGCGGTGTATGGGTTGGCCAGCGGGGCTATCGAGATCTGA
- a CDS encoding DUF1028 domain-containing protein, giving the protein MTFSIIGRCQDTGQVGIAISSSSIAVGARCPWVRAGVGAVSTQNITLPALGPQILDALEQGQLPPAAALDRVLSANGWSEYRQVTVIDSQGQVALFTGKQALGVHNAVAGEQCAAAGNLLSSQAVIEAMVAAFEQAGGHLADRLLAAMHAAMAAGGEAGPVHSAALKIAGEHIWPLVDLRVDWAEHDPIDALDTLWQAYRPQMQDYVTRALNPTAAPSYGVPGDE; this is encoded by the coding sequence ATGACCTTCTCCATCATCGGCCGCTGCCAGGACACCGGCCAGGTCGGCATCGCCATCAGTTCGTCGAGCATCGCCGTGGGCGCCCGCTGCCCGTGGGTGCGCGCCGGGGTGGGTGCGGTATCGACGCAGAACATCACCCTGCCGGCCCTGGGCCCGCAGATACTAGATGCCCTGGAGCAGGGCCAGCTGCCGCCTGCCGCGGCGCTGGACCGGGTGCTCAGCGCCAATGGCTGGAGCGAATACCGCCAGGTCACGGTGATCGACAGTCAGGGCCAGGTGGCGCTGTTCACCGGCAAGCAAGCCTTGGGCGTGCACAACGCGGTGGCCGGCGAGCAATGCGCGGCGGCCGGCAACCTGTTGTCGTCCCAGGCGGTGATCGAAGCCATGGTGGCGGCTTTCGAGCAGGCCGGCGGGCACCTGGCCGACCGCCTGCTGGCGGCCATGCACGCGGCCATGGCGGCCGGCGGCGAGGCCGGCCCGGTGCACTCGGCGGCGCTGAAGATTGCCGGGGAGCACATCTGGCCGCTGGTGGACCTGCGGGTGGACTGGGCCGAGCATGATCCGATCGACGCGCTGGACACGCTGTGGCAGGCCTACCGCCCGCAGATGCAGGACTACGTGACCCGCGCGCTCAACCCCACCGCCGCGCCCAGCTACGGGGTGCCGGGTGATGAGTGA
- a CDS encoding LysR substrate-binding domain-containing protein, with protein sequence MNHDPGKKPLQLPPLKAIQAFEQAARFGNVARAAEQLNLTPSAVSHQIANLEALIGRPLFLRTAKGVSLTPAGEQYLREVSGLLQSLANATERAGSAVGFDCLRLHAAPSFGLLWLLPRLERFRASHPDIQINLSCSYEALHFGRHQIDVDIRHGYPNWPSLEVRTIRHEQATVLAAPALLARQSIVQPADLLGHNLILSEAALVQWPQWFAQQGVSLPQAPFALSFDRSYMSLEAASHGYGLALESSLLAQDYIARGQLVPVFGGERVSPVSAHHLVFPRGHAELPRVRRFLDWMQGQLGHDFSY encoded by the coding sequence ATGAACCACGACCCCGGCAAGAAGCCTTTGCAACTGCCACCGCTGAAAGCGATTCAGGCCTTCGAGCAGGCCGCGCGCTTTGGCAACGTTGCCCGCGCCGCCGAACAGCTCAACCTCACGCCTTCGGCGGTCAGCCACCAGATCGCCAACCTGGAGGCGTTGATCGGCCGGCCGTTGTTTCTGCGCACGGCCAAGGGCGTCAGCCTGACCCCGGCCGGTGAGCAGTACCTGCGCGAGGTGTCCGGCTTGCTGCAAAGCCTGGCCAACGCCACCGAGCGGGCTGGCAGCGCGGTGGGCTTCGACTGCCTGCGCCTGCATGCGGCGCCGAGTTTCGGCCTGTTGTGGCTGCTGCCGCGCCTGGAGCGCTTTCGCGCCAGCCACCCGGATATCCAGATCAACCTGTCGTGCTCGTACGAGGCGCTGCATTTTGGCCGCCACCAGATCGACGTCGACATACGCCACGGCTACCCCAACTGGCCGAGCCTCGAGGTGCGCACCATCCGCCACGAACAGGCCACGGTGCTGGCAGCGCCTGCGCTGCTGGCGCGCCAGTCGATCGTGCAGCCTGCCGATTTGCTCGGGCATAACCTGATCTTGTCGGAAGCGGCGCTGGTGCAGTGGCCGCAGTGGTTCGCCCAGCAAGGGGTGTCGCTGCCCCAGGCACCCTTTGCGCTGAGCTTTGACCGTTCGTACATGAGCCTGGAAGCGGCCAGCCATGGCTACGGGCTGGCGCTGGAAAGCTCGTTGCTGGCCCAGGACTACATCGCGCGCGGGCAACTGGTGCCGGTGTTTGGCGGCGAGCGGGTGAGCCCGGTGAGCGCCCATCACCTGGTGTTCCCGCGGGGGCATGCGGAGTTGCCGCGGGTACGGCGGTTTCTGGACTGGATGCAGGGGCAGCTGGGGCATGATTTCAGTTATTGA
- a CDS encoding RidA family protein produces MPTHTRIRMFNTKETYPNQTLDNDLCQAVRAGNTIYVRGQVGTDFEGRLVGLGNPQAQAEQAMKNVKQLLEEAGSDLSHIVKTTTYITDPRFREPVYKEVGKWLKGVFPISTGLVVAGLAQAEWLMEIDVIAVVPDQA; encoded by the coding sequence ATGCCTACCCATACCCGCATCCGCATGTTCAACACCAAAGAAACCTACCCCAACCAGACCCTGGACAACGACCTGTGCCAGGCGGTGCGGGCCGGTAACACCATCTACGTGCGCGGCCAGGTCGGCACCGACTTCGAAGGCCGGCTGGTCGGCCTGGGCAACCCCCAGGCGCAGGCCGAACAGGCGATGAAGAACGTCAAGCAGCTGCTCGAAGAAGCCGGCTCGGACCTGTCGCACATCGTCAAGACCACCACCTACATCACCGACCCGCGTTTTCGCGAGCCGGTGTACAAGGAAGTCGGCAAGTGGCTCAAGGGCGTGTTCCCGATTTCCACCGGGCTGGTGGTGGCCGGTTTGGCCCAGGCTGAATGGCTGATGGAGATCGATGTGATCGCCGTGGTGCCCGACCAGGCCTGA
- a CDS encoding flavin-containing monooxygenase, which yields MTFNNYEIDTLVVGAGQAGVAMSEHLSKLGVPHLVLERNRIAEAWRTGRWDSLVANGPVWHDRFPGLEFDLDADAFAGKDQVADYFEQYVRKYNLPVRTGVEVKKVVRNADRPGFTIDTNQGVIHANRVVAATGPFQKPVIPAIAPKDQRLHQIHSAAYFNPEQLPEGAVLVVGAGSSGVQIAEELMRAGRQVYLSVGAHDRPPRAYRNRDFCWWLGVLGEWDAEIAKPGREHVTIAVSGARGGHTVDFRALAHQGMTLVGLTQSFEDGVARFQDNLAENINRGDENYLALLDAADAYIERNGLDLPLEPQARQRLADPDCVSNPLRELNLAQAGVTSIIWATGYGVDFSWLQVDTFDANGKPQHQRGVSKEPGVYFLGLPWLSRRGSSFIWGVWHDAKHVAGHIATQRTYLAYRDREQREADEPVTPNSNVSTLGAH from the coding sequence ATGACTTTCAACAACTACGAAATCGACACCCTGGTGGTCGGCGCCGGCCAGGCCGGCGTGGCCATGAGCGAACACCTGAGCAAGCTTGGCGTGCCGCACCTGGTACTGGAACGCAACCGCATCGCCGAGGCCTGGCGCACCGGGCGCTGGGACTCGCTGGTGGCCAACGGGCCGGTCTGGCACGACCGCTTCCCAGGGCTGGAATTCGACCTCGACGCCGACGCCTTCGCCGGCAAGGACCAGGTCGCCGACTACTTCGAGCAGTACGTACGCAAGTACAACCTGCCGGTGCGCACCGGCGTCGAGGTAAAAAAGGTGGTGCGCAACGCCGACCGCCCAGGTTTCACCATCGACACCAACCAGGGCGTGATTCACGCCAACCGCGTGGTGGCTGCCACCGGCCCGTTCCAGAAGCCGGTCATACCGGCCATCGCACCCAAAGACCAGCGCCTGCACCAGATCCACTCGGCCGCCTACTTCAACCCCGAGCAGTTGCCTGAAGGCGCGGTGCTGGTGGTGGGTGCCGGTTCTTCCGGCGTGCAGATCGCCGAAGAACTGATGCGCGCTGGCCGCCAGGTGTACCTGTCGGTGGGTGCCCACGACCGCCCGCCACGGGCCTACCGCAACCGCGACTTCTGCTGGTGGCTGGGGGTGCTGGGCGAGTGGGACGCCGAGATCGCCAAGCCCGGCCGCGAGCACGTGACCATCGCCGTGTCCGGCGCCCGTGGCGGGCACACCGTGGACTTTCGTGCCCTGGCCCACCAGGGCATGACCCTGGTCGGCCTGACCCAGTCGTTCGAAGACGGCGTGGCGCGCTTTCAGGACAACCTGGCCGAAAACATCAACCGTGGCGACGAGAACTACCTGGCCCTGCTGGACGCTGCCGACGCCTACATCGAGCGCAACGGCCTGGACCTGCCGCTCGAGCCCCAAGCGCGCCAACGCCTGGCCGACCCGGACTGCGTGAGCAACCCGCTGCGCGAACTGAACCTGGCCCAGGCCGGCGTCACCAGCATCATCTGGGCCACCGGCTACGGCGTGGACTTCAGCTGGCTGCAGGTGGACACCTTCGACGCCAACGGCAAGCCGCAGCACCAGCGCGGCGTGTCGAAGGAGCCCGGCGTGTACTTCCTTGGCCTGCCCTGGCTGTCGCGCCGCGGCTCGTCGTTCATCTGGGGCGTGTGGCACGACGCCAAGCACGTCGCCGGCCACATCGCCACGCAACGCACCTACCTGGCCTACCGCGACCGCGAACAGCGCGAAGCGGATGAACCCGTTACCCCGAACAGCAACGTCAGCACCCTCGGAGCCCACTGA